In the genome of Streptosporangiales bacterium, one region contains:
- a CDS encoding universal stress protein has product RGVPLVVVHTWTAPASVRPGEMLPLVYDPEVVQQTVRSELTEQLGLWRDKHPGVDVRMHVEHSRSAPALLHQAERAELVVVGSRGRGGFRGLLLGSVSQALVHHAPCPVAVIRERP; this is encoded by the coding sequence CGCGGCGTGCCGCTGGTGGTGGTGCACACCTGGACGGCGCCCGCTTCGGTGCGTCCCGGGGAGATGCTGCCACTCGTCTACGACCCGGAGGTGGTGCAGCAGACCGTGCGCAGCGAGCTCACCGAGCAGCTCGGTCTCTGGCGCGACAAGCACCCAGGCGTCGACGTCCGGATGCACGTCGAGCACTCCAGGTCGGCGCCCGCGTTGCTGCACCAGGCCGAGCGGGCGGAGCTGGTCGTCGTCGGCTCCCGTGGCCGCGGCGGTTTCCGCGGGCTGCTGCTCGGCTCGGTCAGCCAGGCGCTGGTGCACCATGCGCCGTGCCCGGTCGCCGTGATCAGGGAACGGCCCTAG
- a CDS encoding GAF domain-containing protein, producing MHQLLDAVVSVGSNLDLPEVLDRIVRAAVGLVDASYGALGVLDEDGERLTEFVYRGIGPEEADQIGHLPCGYGILGVLISDPRPLRMRDLSKHPESYGFPANHPPMRSFLGVPVRVHGKVFGNLYLTEKKSGDEFDEHDESVLTALAAAAGIAVDNARLFEQSKLGAAWRSASSEVTSALLAGTGTSEVLELIATQARQLAQARLALVLLPGDDETTLQVATTAGKSDVTVDLSSVAVPVSGTTIGEVYRSGQPMTLETAEHAPSGELFGHAEVGPCVVVPLGEVGDPGRARGVLLMYKRDDDPPFRESVVEMVSAFAAQTAVAIELADRRRDAERLSLYDDRDRIARNLHDHVIQRLFAIGMNIQSATRTVGMNTDATAGRLNRAVDDIDATIREIRSTIFALQQHTEAEIGLRTRLLGVVTEQSAALGFEPSITFDGLVDTAVPADVADHVVAVLREALANVAKHAQATTAVVVLSVGDAVRLEVRDNGVGLTENGRHSGLANLAARADRLGGTFEVQRGSEGGTEMRWQVPLERQ from the coding sequence ATGCACCAGTTGTTGGACGCCGTGGTGTCCGTCGGCAGCAACCTGGACCTACCCGAGGTCCTCGACCGGATCGTGCGCGCCGCCGTCGGTCTCGTGGATGCCAGCTACGGTGCCCTCGGCGTGCTGGACGAGGACGGCGAACGGCTCACCGAGTTCGTCTACCGCGGCATCGGCCCGGAAGAGGCCGACCAGATCGGGCACCTGCCGTGCGGGTACGGCATCCTCGGCGTACTGATCAGTGACCCGCGCCCACTGCGGATGCGCGACCTGAGCAAGCACCCTGAGTCGTACGGCTTCCCCGCGAACCACCCGCCGATGCGCAGCTTCCTCGGCGTGCCGGTCCGCGTCCACGGCAAGGTGTTCGGGAACCTCTACCTCACCGAGAAGAAGTCCGGCGACGAGTTCGACGAGCACGACGAGAGCGTGCTGACGGCGCTGGCCGCGGCGGCCGGTATCGCCGTCGACAACGCGCGCCTGTTCGAGCAGTCCAAGCTCGGGGCGGCCTGGCGTAGTGCGTCGTCGGAGGTCACCTCGGCGCTGCTCGCCGGCACCGGGACGTCCGAGGTGCTCGAGCTCATCGCGACGCAGGCCCGGCAGCTCGCGCAGGCACGGCTGGCGTTGGTGCTGCTGCCAGGCGACGACGAGACGACGTTGCAGGTGGCCACCACGGCGGGCAAGAGCGACGTCACGGTCGACCTCTCCAGCGTCGCCGTCCCGGTGAGCGGGACGACGATCGGCGAGGTCTACCGGAGCGGACAGCCGATGACCCTGGAGACGGCCGAGCATGCACCGAGCGGGGAGCTGTTCGGTCACGCCGAGGTGGGGCCCTGTGTGGTCGTGCCGTTGGGCGAGGTCGGCGATCCGGGGCGGGCGCGTGGCGTGTTGCTCATGTACAAGCGCGACGACGACCCGCCGTTCCGCGAGTCCGTGGTGGAGATGGTCTCCGCGTTCGCCGCCCAGACGGCGGTGGCGATCGAGCTCGCCGACCGGCGCAGGGACGCCGAGCGGCTGTCGCTGTACGACGACAGGGACCGGATCGCGCGAAACCTGCACGATCACGTGATCCAGCGGCTGTTCGCCATCGGGATGAACATCCAGAGCGCGACCAGGACGGTGGGCATGAACACCGACGCCACGGCCGGTCGGCTGAACCGCGCCGTGGACGACATCGACGCGACCATTCGCGAGATAAGGTCGACGATCTTCGCGCTGCAGCAGCACACGGAGGCCGAGATCGGGCTGCGTACGCGACTGCTCGGCGTGGTCACGGAGCAGTCGGCCGCCCTGGGCTTCGAACCTTCGATCACGTTCGACGGCCTCGTCGACACCGCGGTGCCGGCCGACGTCGCGGACCACGTCGTCGCCGTGCTGCGGGAGGCGCTGGCGAACGTCGCGAAGCACGCGCAGGCCACCACGGCGGTGGTGGTGCTTTCCGTAGGCGACGCCGTCCGCCTCGAGGTGCGCGACAACGGCGTCGGCCTCACGGAGAATGGGCGCCACAGCGGCCTGGCTAACCTCGCCGCCCGCGCCGACCGCCTCGGCGGCACGTTCGAGGTGCAGCGCGGCTCCGAGGGCGGCACCGAAATGCGATGGCAGGTCCCGCTGGAGCGCCAGTAG